CCTATTCTGATCACACTGGCTCACCTGGCCTGAAGCAGACCCCATCTAGTGTCTGGAGCCAATCATGACCCTGCAGGCCACTCTCATGGCCTTAGGCTGCAAAATTGCAAAGCTCCATGCTGGGTCATGCCTGTGCAGCTGCATGACAGACCAAGTTTCTGCCTCTGCAGAGCTGTTGAGAGCAAAGGATCCCACTGCTGTAGCTGGCTGgatgtctgtgtgtctctctcttccctgtgGCTGTCAGGAGCTGGAAGCTCTTAGGGGGAGGGAGGCCAGTGACCCTCTGATGATCCCCTTAATCCATCCTCACCAAGCATGAATTCTCTCTGCTTCCAGGTTTATTTCCACTGCAGtgcctctgcctgcctgccctctGGGCTGGAACGCTGTGTAGTCCAATGCCCCACAAACCTACAGGGGAGGAGTAAGTCTGTTCCTCCTTGGCATCTGTCTCTTGGCCCCCTCAGGCCTGTTGAGAGCAAGACCCTTGGGTCTTGCCCTTGGCAGACTGCCAACTCTAGAACCAGCCCTTCAGACCCCTGGATTTGGGGTGCTCAGTTAAGACAGGCCGTGGCAGGAAGGTCTCCACTCCACAAGGCATGAAGGCTTGGCTACGAGCTGTCATGGCTCTTGCTAGACTGAAGCTGTCTCATCAGGCCTCCTGCAAGCTACCCTTCAGGGGACctctgagaccccccccacctgCACACACTTAGACTGGCCAGAGGCCTCTGGCAAGGTACCCAGGCACTAGCCATGGCTCTCCCCTTCCTGGGTGCACAGTGACAACTTTTGTGGCGCTTCTTCTGCCTCAGCTGTGACCCAAGCACCTCTGAGATGGtatctccactctctctctcaaccTTCCCATGGGGGCTGGAACTGGGCTGCTTCTCCATGGGCCTTGTGCTGGAGACAGTCCCCAAAGCCCTAGCCTGGAGAGGGTGGGGTGTCAGTTTTTCAGGGACTAAGGAGAGTGGTGTCAAGACAGTTCTCTTCCCTTTCCAGCAAGAAGAGCCTCCCAGAGCCAAACATGGGGGAAGGAGCCCCTGAGCCTGGTGACAGCTGAGGGGCCTGTGGACTTCCGTGCTGGCCAGGAAGCAGAGGAAGACCTTGCCCAGGAAGGTAATGGAGCAGGCCTCAGGGGTACCTAGGGGTGAAATGGGACCATAGCACCCACCTGCCTCACAGGACAGGTATCGTGCTTTAAACTGCAGGGTTTGGGTACTCCAGGAATGGGGGCCAGCTCAGAACTTCTCAGGTCCCCTctcctggagggtggggggcaatgGACATAGTGGAGGGAGGGACAAGCCCCTCCTTTCAGTGGTGGCTGGGCTGCCGAGCCAGGGGAGGGAGGTACAgaacagccccaggctgctggcactaTGAGGCAGTGCTTAAACCTGGCCAGAGATGTGAGGAGCCCCTCACTTCCCATCAGGGCCTAATGTAAAGCTGCTTAATGCTTCtctcagggggcagcagggtgtaTCAGTCTGAGGGAGCCCCTCAGACTCAAAGCCAGAGCACCTCCTTCAGAGGGGGGATGGCTGAGCTCTGCCAAGCCTTGGCAGGCCTAGTGTGGAACTGCAAGGGGGCAAAGCCCCCATGGGGCAGTGGGGAGGATTATGGCAAGATCTGGCAGTGATTTGAGgactggtgtctggctgctcttGCTCCTAaccagcctctccctccccaggtTCCCATGGACTCAGGCCcctggtggagtggggagaggTGCTGGTGCCGCTGGCAGGGGCTGTTGCTGCTGTCGCAGTTGCTGTCATGGTGGCTCTGGGCCTGAGGAAGCACTGGGGCAGGCGAGGACGTGCCAATGGGACCACAAGTGCTTAAGGAATAAACAGATCAAGTGAATGATGCCTCCTGTCATTACTGGTGTGTAGGGGAGTCTGCTCTGCACTGTGGGTCTGCCATTGTGCACTAAGGAGGGAATCAAGGCACTGGGGCCCCATAGCACCAGGCAGGCCTGGCTCATTGCACCAAGAGGCAGCTCAAAGGTGCTGGCCTTCCTAACTAGGAATGGTGCAGAGGGGGGACCTGCAGGGCTGGTGACAGCTAGTGATTTAAGGGAAGCAAATGGCCTGCTCATAGAAGGCAGAGCAGGGTGAGTCTCATCAAGGTCTTGCCTTGCTAAAGCAGCTGGCTCCAGAGCTCTGCTGAatccccagctccctgggctcaGGCCCCTGTATGATTGGTGGGGGGAGTGGCACAGGGGGACAGCAGACTAGACCCAGATTCCTGCATGCTGGTGTCTGAAACTAGCTCTGCAGCCTAGCTCTGGTGCCCTCAGAACACACTAAtcagctgctgcaggggaaggttaaTTGACAGGGCTCTGGTGGAAATTAAATCCTCCACCTCCAGAAAGGCAAACAGGGGCTTCTGCACTGGCTGAGTCAGGGGCCAACTCCAATCATCCAGCTCTTCCTGCTGGCAGGAAACAAGAGGGCTAAGGCACAGGGAGCCTGGCTCTGGCATGGGGTCTGGCTGCTCTGAGCCACATTCTGCTGTTGTGAGTTCCACTGTTGGAACATGCAGACTCTGCCCCCTCAGAGGGGAGGGGATGTGTGCTGGAGACTCTTGCCTAGGGGCCTATTCTGTACCCAGTCCAGGGGCTTGTACAAAAAGGTGGACTCTCCTGTAGAAAAGCTGTTTGTGGTATAAATGGCAGTGCACTGAACTCTAGTACCACTTACCTCTGAGCTCCTGGTGCCAGCTAGGCACTTCCCTGTCCCAGGAGAAGGGATTGAAACACTGACCCACTGTGGGAAGGAAAGTCGGTCACATTTTCAGCTCATTGACCTGCCTGTGAGTAGCTGCAGGGAAGGTGGAGAATCAGGCATGGGCTGCCCCAGCGGCAGTGGGTTCCCCCTCAAGCAGGGTGGTGTCTCTACTCACTGTGCCCACATCTAGCAGAATAACAGTAGCCAAGGCTCTAGCCGACCTTCTGCTGTAACCAATCATACAACATGGTGCCAATTAACTCCCCCAGCTCAGGCTTCAGCAGCAGTGTCTGGGGGCCCTGGCTGGGCACTGAGAGGAGGGGGACAGGTCCCTGAGAAGGAGTCTCTTTGGGCTGGCTCTAGGCCCCATCCTGCTCTCTAAATCAGGTTCAAGTGTCCCTTTTATCCTCCTTTCAAAGGGGGGAGCCATTCCCCTTAGTCACTCCAGGCCCAGGCTTGCTTGTCAGTCAGAGTAAAGCTGTTCAAATGACCTGGCCTAGGGTAAATATCCCACTTGGCCTGGAACCAacaggtggggcagggccagattggcctctgctgcccctccctgcaaGCTAAGGGGCAGGTAATTAGTGGCTTCTCTCCCACACCTGCTACATGGGAGCAGGTTCAGCTTTGAGGATGCTAATTAACATGGGTGAgggtgccaaaggctgcctggtTTCCCCCATTACCAAGAACTAGCTGGGCAGGGGTCTGTCCAGTCCATGGGCCACATGCTGGTGGGGAAAGGGCTCCGGCTCCTGTGCCTGGTAAGAATCTTAGGAGCAGGTTGACCTAGTCTCTCACCCCAGGCTGTGGGGTTTCCAGCAGGGCTGTGGTGGGACTCTGCCTCCTGGCCCAGCTCACACACCCAGCTGCTGTCTGTCATGTGACAGAATTGCAGCAACTGGCCTGCATGGCAAAACAGCAGGTCTCAGTTTCTTCCCCCTGGGTGCATTAGGTCAGCTGAGTCCTGGGGTGAGAAACAGTCACTGTGGGGTGTGCTGGGTCCTCTTGGGGTGTGACAGACAGCAGGGCGTGAGCTGAAGATGGAGGAGCATGTCCAGAAGTGGCTGCTCCCAGAGAGCACTGAAGGCTGGGGTGACACTGCTGCAGGAGGGTCTGACTGCCTTTTACTGCTGGTGGTGATTCTGAACCCCACCTGGGATCTTGGGTATGGAGCTCTGCCCCCGTGGCCGCGGGAGAAGGGAAGTTCTCTCTCCATCTCATATGCTAGAGTTGAGCAGTGTCCTGACCACATGCATCTGGTATTTGCAGGGTCTATTCCCTCCGTAACTGAATGGAGCTGGTGAGGGCAGGATATGCTGCCTTATAATGTGGCAGATCTCTAACGAGGTGCAGAGAGCCTGGGGCGAGAGAGGATCATTAGCATTTCCTGCTCAGGCCAGCTGGTGCCTAGCCCCTGAGCAGAGCAggtctgtgctggggggtgctgctCATACTGCTAGGGCCTACATTCAGCCAAAGCAGctgggctggcagcagctctgagcTAGGGGCCACTAGCCCTGGCCAAGCAGGAAGCAGCCTCTCCACGCAGTGATTGCAGCAGGGACAGCTGGCTAGCACCCTTCCAGCTTCACAGGCCTGCTGAGCAGGTGGTTActgggctggagccctggggcgtGTCTCAGCTGCTAATTGCCTGGTTGGGAGCATTCAATGGAAGAGGGTCGCTGGACAGGTTCTAGCCCAGGGCTAGGTGGTGTAGCAGGTCAGTGGCTGGCTCTGTGGAGGGAAGTGAGCCCTGCCGGAGGGGGAGAGCTGGGAGGGGCAGGTTGCACCTGCACCATTTGTTACCCACGCTCCCCTCGCAGGCAATGCTCTGATATGCTCCTTGTTTCTCGGCAGGTGGCCAGTCTGACTGGACACCCTACCATGCACAGATGGGGCTAGACCCTCCCcatcctgcaggggtcagttgGAACCTCTCCACAGGTTGGGTTTGCCCTGTCCAACAAGACCCTGAGCCTGAGCTGTTCCTTTAGGTGCTGCTGCAAATACCAGCTGACCCAGGAAGAGCTAGACAGATGCTTTCAAGCGGCATTTAGGTACTGTTGGCCCACTGCAAATAATACCTCTGCCAAGCTCCTCATGGCCCTCTAGCGCTGATGCAGAGAGGCACCGCTGGGGCTGGTCTAAATACTGTCCTGCCTGGTAGCCACCAGTACAACCCCGCaggggggaagtggggctggggcctgTACAGGAACAAGCTCTGGGCTGTATGCTAGGTCGGCCCCACCTGGTCACTGCTAGAACTGATACCAGTTCACAGGGACAAACTCTGCGTAGAGCAGGCCTGGGAGTTCTGGGGAACCTTCAGAGCAGGAAGAGGGTCCCCGGCGATGTTGGCAGGCAGGAAAGTGGAAATGGCACATCACTGAAAAGAGAAGGCTAGAGGCACAGGGTTGAGTACAAATCATTTAATAGGAGCCTGGCATTAGCACCCTTCTCCATTACTGTTTGGGCTCACCACAGGCGCAATGTGCTCTGGAAAacaaattggggggggggtggaatttCAGGGCCCATGCAGCTTTTGAAAGAAACCGACCCCTTCGAGGGCCCATGTCACTATTTCTTTCCCATTTCCTTTACTGTCCCTTCCCGCTGGGGACTGCTCCTCCCTGGGCCTGCCCCTTGTTCAGCCCTTCACACAACTAGGCAAAGTGCACAGCAGCTGTTTTACCAGGCTGCTTCGGGAACGTTTCTCATACCCATCTGGCACTGGAGCTAACAAACACCTGGAGAATCAGGGCCTCTAGTGTGACCATTTTcccgctgcagcagcagctcagcatgGGGAGCTCTGATGCTCATTGCAATGGGTGGTCTATGTGCACACTTCATACTGTGTctcgggggggggaggcagaTTTATTTGCTGCTGCTACAGGCTGAGAGCACAGACAGTGCAAACACCCCCTGTATCTCCACGGGCGCGTGCTGCTGCTGTGGCATGCCTTGGTCTCTGTTTATTTCCCAGTGCCAGCTTGAATTGCAGGGATGGGCTAAAGCAGATAAGATCCGGAAGCgagagaacccccccccccccgtgactgCTGCCTTTGGGGAATGCTAGAAGATTATCTGGAGCCAAGTCTGATTCTCTATGCCTAGAGGTCCCAGCTGGGATGGGGCCCTGTTGTCCGGGTGCTTGCCAAGCCCAGAGTCAGAGATGGTCCCTCCCCTtgggagctcacagtctaaacagacacgATGGGCCAAGGACGCATTATTGTCCATGTTACCGGTAGCCCGTGAGGCTGAGTGATTTGCCCTGGTCACACCAGGAGTCAATAGCAGAACTGGTGCTTgaacctggatcccagccctgtgccttaACCCCCCAGGCCAGCCTTCCTCTCATTACCTATTGCCTCCAGtacccccctcttcctcctcccccccatttccTGTCATTCTGCACAGCCTAGCTCTTTGCCCAGAGTCAGGGTGAGTAGgttcagagcagcagccaaggAGGTGATGCTAGGGAGCAGGGACAATGATTGGCTGGGGGGGGATGTTCCTTGGGAGTCTGCTGATCTGCAGTGTTTGCATGTGGCATGGTTTGCTCAGAtcccctcttcctgctgctccttcctCCCCGGGAGAGAGAATCCAAAGCCACCCCTACTGACACTGCAGGGATGCCCCTGGTGCTCAGATAATGGAGAACTGAGACCAGGCCTCAGCAGCCAGCCCTTAGGAGCAAAGCTCCTCtgcctgcttcccttcccctggcATGAGGGATTCCCAGAAGGCACTGAAGTCTTTGTGGCTGGCTCCTATACTAGTCTCCTCATGGCCTCTTGTGCAGGAGCCATGACAGAGTGAGATGGGGCCAGAGAGCAGCGTGCTGGCAGCTGGTACCTCAGGGGCATATTAGAGCCACCCCCGGGCTACTCTACTCACAGCCAGGGCCCAAGCAGAGACATGAGAGGCTGCAGCCAGCAGCCTCCTCCTCTGCACTGAGCAGAGAATCTTTGGTCCAAAGATCTCCAGGCAGGGAAAGCGGGAAGAAGGGACATGGGAAATGtaagtggggctgggagctgattctcagagctgctgagcccctgctgccccactgaGATCAGGGGTTTGGCACCTTGGAAAAGCAGGCCAGGCTGACTTCTCCTAGCCTCCCTCAGGGCAGCAAGGGATCAAAGCAATGACAAACTTTGCACAGAGAGCTCCTTCCATCGCAGGCGCTAGAATGGGGAGGGAGCCTTAAGGGCCGTGGGGGAAGTGCTGAGCTTATATTTCCTAGCACAGGAGAAAAACCAAACCCACTTTCTGACGGCTGCCGAAACAGGCCAGGTGGAGAGATTAGGACTAGAGGCTGCTCTgcaggcccccctccccccgccccatcctgGCCAAGCGTTCCTCCTACAAGCATTTGAGGATATAGAAGTTGCAGGCCGTCCCGCGGGGGCAGTTGCAGAGTCTCCCGATCCGGGCTCCTTTCCTCACGGCACACAGCTCTCCAGCATCGCACTAGGGGAGAGAAGGGCCACGCGGGTTGGACCAGCCGGTCGGACGCCCCTGGCTCAAAGCTGCCACCTGTCTGGCTGCCAGCTCGTTCCCAGGCACTGATCTGTTCTGTCAAGGCTGGTACAGAGCTGCAGATGTGCAGGGGCCACGGCCCCTGTCCCCGGGAGCTCACGATCAACTCCCAGTAACACTGCGGCTGCGCCTGTCAGGCAAGGACCTTGGAGTAAACAGAACTGTGAGACGAGAGGATCACAATGGACCCTGCTGGCCTGAGAAACTATAAAACATGGGGGCTGGTAGAGCCCCCATTGCTCATACTGGTGGGAGgggacacagggctgggggagcccccATTGCTCATACTGGTGGGGGGGACAGGGCGGGGGGATCCCCCGTTGCTTATACTGGTGgggagggacagggctgggagagcCCCTGTTGCTCatactggtggggggggggacagggctgggggagcccccATTGCTCATACTGGTGCAGGGGACACAGGGCTGGGTGAGCCCCCGTTGCACATACCGGTGGGGGGGACTGGGCTGAGGGAGCCCCCATTGCTCATACTGGTGGGGgggactgggctgggggagccccCATTGCTCATACTGGTGGGGGGGGACAGCTGGGGGAGCCCCCCCTCGCTCTCACTGGCGGGGGCACACGGGATGTCTCCATTGCTCCCCAGGGGAGCTGCCGGGGGCTGGGCCCTACAGAAGACTTGACATCTCCATTCAGGCTCCCGAGAGGGAGCTGGGTGCTGCAATCTGGCAGTGCCCGTGCTGAGGTGGCACTCGCCGTTGCAGGGAGATTTACTCACCAGCTCCCCAGGGCAAAGCACCTAGGACACGTTTACCTGCAGGGCTTTGTTacagcctcagccctgagccagacATGGGCAGAGTGAGCAGCGAGGGCCCGAAATAAAGGCTCCTTACCGAGGGCACCAAGCCCAGCTTCTTCTCCACGGAGGGCAGCCGCTCCGTCTTCAGCTTCTCCAGCATCTCCTGGAGAGCTTCAATCTGCGGGCAAGAGAGAGCACATGGGGCGGGCGCTCAGCAGGGCGCCTGGGTCCTCGTCTCCAGCCGGCTCCGCAGGCCCCACAGCGGGGACTGGGGATCGGTCGCCCCGGCTAT
The sequence above is a segment of the Gopherus evgoodei ecotype Sinaloan lineage chromosome 22, rGopEvg1_v1.p, whole genome shotgun sequence genome. Coding sequences within it:
- the LOC115638631 gene encoding cocaine- and amphetamine-regulated transcript protein-like, with the translated sequence MESSRLGRLCLGCSLLFLLGAGQEPRGPGAAASQSREEKDLIEALQEMLEKLKTERLPSVEKKLGLVPSCDAGELCAVRKGARIGRLCNCPRGTACNFYILKCL